Below is a genomic region from Candidatus Polarisedimenticolia bacterium.
GAAGCGGGACCTGCGGACGATGCGCGAGGCAATCGACCTCTACAAGGAGTACTCCGACAAGGGGCTCATCGAGAAGGAAGGGGTCGATTCGGAAGGATACCCTCCTGATCTCGAGGACCTGGTGGAAGGAGTGCCGCAGGTCGGCTCGACCCGGACCCTCAAGTTCCTCCGGAGGGTCCCGACCGACCCGTTCACCGGGAAAGACGAATGGGGAAAGCGCTCCTACCAGGATGATTT
It encodes:
- a CDS encoding type II secretion system protein; its protein translation is MRRQQGLSLVEVLVCIAVLLILAGAVMPVAKTTLKRQKELELKRDLRTMREAIDLYKEYSDKGLIEKEGVDSEGYPPDLEDLVEGVPQVGSTRTLKFLRRVPTDPFTGKDEWGKRSYQDDFDSKSWGRQNVYDVYTLYSGTALDGSKYEDW